In a genomic window of Lycium ferocissimum isolate CSIRO_LF1 chromosome 9, AGI_CSIRO_Lferr_CH_V1, whole genome shotgun sequence:
- the LOC132030693 gene encoding dof zinc finger protein DOF4.6, translating to MDTAQWPQEIVVKPMEEIIPNTNGSSKPNCAERKLVRPQKDQALNCPRCNSTNTKFCYYNNYSLSQPRYFCKTCRRYWTAGGSLRNIPVGGGSRKNKKSSSNSSPYNSNNHVIINPLKKLPDLVVPPPPPQHHHDQNPSKIIHEGSRDLNLGFSSDFKTISELIQVPNYDGSNKDNNSPNISSLPPPPSSSSSASPPSQLSAMELFNGITSRGLNNSFMSMPISETKSVYNSSGFSLPSLNFSLDHGLGNNVHSAYGNNNLQETNTSGRFLFPFVGLKQVSSTNNNTSDGANEHNGDHHHQHVGDQSTNGYWNGMLGGGGSW from the exons ATGGATACTGCTCAATGGCCTCAG GAGATAGTGGTGAAGCCCATGGAAGAGATAATACCAAACACAAATGGCTCATCAAAACCTAATTGTGCTGAAAGAAAATTAGTTAGGCCGCAAAAAGACCAAGCTTTGAACTGTCCAAGGTGCAATTCGACAAACACAAAGTTTTGTTATTACAACAACTATAGTCTTTCTCAGCCAAGGTATTTCTGCAAGACTTGTAGAAGATATTGGACTGCAGGTGGATCTCTTAGAAATATTCCTGTTGGTGGTGGttcaaggaaaaacaagaaatCTTCCTCTAATTCTTCCCCTTACAATTCAAATAATCATGTTATAATTAATCCTTTGAAAAAACTTCCTGATTTGGTTgtcccaccaccaccacctcaACATCATCATGATCAAAACCCTAGTAAGATCATCCATGAAGGGAGCCGAGATCTCAACTTGGGTTTTTCATCTGATTTCAAGACTATCTCTGAGCTAATTCAG GTACCGAATTATGATGGCAGTAACAAGGACAACAATAGTCCCAATATTTCATCTCTGCCTCCTcctccatcttcttcttcttccgcTTCTCCTCCATCTCAACTTTCAGCAATGGAGTTATTTAATGGGATCACATCAAGGGGATTGAATAATTCCTTCATGTCAATGCCAATTTCTGAGACAAAGTCAGTTTATAACTCTTCGGGATTTTCGTTGCCATCCCTAAATTTCTCATTGGATCATGGACTTGGAAATAACGTTCATAGTGCCTATGGAAACAACAATCTCCAAGAGACAAATACAAGTGGAAGgtttttgtttccttttgtAGGTCTAAAGCAAGTTTCAAGCACAAATAATAACACAAGTGATGGTGCTAATGAGCATAATGgagatcatcatcatcagcaTGTTGGAGATCAATCTACTAATGGATATTGGAATGGGATGTTAGGAGGAGGAGGAtcttggtaa